The DNA window CTTTGCAAAAGCCAAAGGTGCACCAGCTTTCATTTTATGTCCAATTGCAAACTCAAGTATCATCAATGGAATACCAGCTGTAAATAGAGCAACAATGTATGGAATTAAAAACGCCCCTCCTCCATATTTATAGCATATGTATGGGAATCTCCATATATTACCTAACCCAATTGCCGACCCAATAGATGCGAGTATAAAGGCAAGTCTAGAATCCCATTCTGTCCGCATAAAAATAAACTTTAGTGTAGACTAATCTAAAAGTCAATCTTTTATTCTTATCTTCATTAAAACTAATGAAATGACCAAAAACATAACAAGTAATAGCCAACCACCCAATAATTCAGCTATCCGAGGATATCCACCGTATGCTGACCTCAATCTCTCCCATATCTCCCAGCCCAAAAGTAAAATTAAAGCAATTGGAGTAATAAATCTTATACATAAATACCACCACTTACCTACTTTAATTTCAGAGATACTATTACTATGGTCTCTTAAAACACTCAATTTAAACAAATATCCTAAGACAATGCATTCAATAAATGCAACAATAATTAATCCAAAATTAGACACAAAATAATCCACTATATCAACCCAAAATAGTCCGGCTTGTGTTGTATAAATAATACCACTAGTAAGTCCTATTATACTTAATAAAACATTTATTTTATACCGCTTCTTCATTTTCCATTTATCCATAAGCCCATCAGCACATGCCTCCACCATAGAAAATGCAGAGTCAATCCCTAAAGTTAACAACATCAAAAAGAACAGTGCACCAAAAATTTTATTTACAAAAGGCAAAAGGTTAATAATTGTAGGATATACAATAAAAGCTAATGGAATAGGTGATTTCACAACTTCCTGGACAGGCAAATTTTGCATCCCTGAGTAATACCCGAGTGTAGCGAACACTGCAAACCCTGCAAAAAATGCCGTCCCCGCATCTGCAAGTGATACTATAAATGCATTGTTAATAATATCAGCTTTTTTTGGTAGATGGCTAGCATAAGCAATCATTATACCAAACCCTATACTTAATGAGAAGAACACCTGTGCATACGCATTACGCCAGACTTCAATGTTACGAAGGGCACTAAAATCTGGTGTCAAGTAGTAGCGTAACCCTTCAATAGCACCTGGAAGAGTTAATCCCCTAATAACAAAAACAAATAAAATTAGCCAGGGAAGGACAACAGTCACATATACAACTTTACCAACTGTCTTCACTCCTCTCCATATACTTCCAATAGTCCATATCCAAGTCATGAGTACTCCAAGCATGATATATGGCTTAACACTACCAAGATTAAGTGGGCCGTTTGAAGCAGATAAGAATTTATTCATAAAGAAGTCTTCTGTAGCTTTACCCCATGATAGTTTAAATGAGTAAACAAAGTAATTCCAGCACCATCCCATTATCACAGCATAATAAGAGACAACTCCAAATCCAACAGTAATAGCAAGCCATCCCACCCATTCCTTGTTTTTACCTATCTTTGCAAAAGATAGCGGAGCACTAGCCTCCATTTTATGTCCAATTGCAAACTCAAGTATCATCAATGGAATACCAGCTGTAAGCAGTGCTACCAAATAAGGAATAAGAAATGCCCCTCCGCCGTACTTGAAACATATATATGGAAACCGCCATACATTACCTAACCCGACTGCTGACCCAATAGCCGCAAGAACGAATGCCTGTCTT is part of the bacterium genome and encodes:
- a CDS encoding sodium-dependent transporter encodes the protein MRSKWDSRQAFVLAAIGSAVGLGNVWRFPYICFKYGGGAFLIPYLVALLTAGIPLMILEFAIGHKMEASAPLSFAKIGKNKEWVGWLAITVGFGVVSYYAVIMGWCWNYFVYSFKLSWGKATEDFFMNKFLSASNGPLNLGSVKPYIMLGVLMTWIWTIGSIWRGVKTVGKVVYVTVVLPWLILFVFVIRGLTLPGAIEGLRYYLTPDFSALRNIEVWRNAYAQVFFSLSIGFGIMIAYASHLPKKADIINNAFIVSLADAGTAFFAGFAVFATLGYYSGMQNLPVQEVVKSPIPLAFIVYPTIINLLPFVNKIFGALFFLMLLTLGIDSAFSMVEACADGLMDKWKMKKRYKINVLLSIIGLTSGIIYTTQAGLFWVDIVDYFVSNFGLIIVAFIECIVLGYLFKLSVLRDHSNSISEIKVGKWWYLCIRFITPIALILLLGWEIWERLRSAYGGYPRIAELLGGWLLLVMFLVISLVLMKIRIKD